One Alicyclobacillus vulcanalis genomic region harbors:
- a CDS encoding response regulator transcription factor, producing MRILIADDEPIVRRGLRAVCESSGVATAVFEAADGERVLEILAHEAIDLAFLDVCMPCLGGLDALEQVPPERRPAVNVIVSGYSEFGYAQRAIRLGVMEYLLKPAGAGEIRDVISRSVERIAKREAGVSVCSADSQDVIAHAVQYIESRISGRLRLQDVAAAIHVSPTYLAALFRRKMQLTFLEYVHMRKMEIAAALLRQGVRIADAARSVGFEDLRHFCEIFERHTGVHPRSYAQVARAASEGH from the coding sequence TTGCGAATCCTCATTGCGGACGACGAGCCGATTGTGCGCAGGGGACTGCGCGCAGTCTGCGAGAGTTCAGGTGTGGCTACGGCTGTCTTCGAAGCTGCGGACGGAGAGCGCGTGTTGGAAATTCTGGCACACGAGGCCATCGACCTCGCGTTTCTCGATGTGTGCATGCCGTGCTTGGGTGGGCTCGACGCGCTCGAGCAGGTGCCACCCGAGCGGCGTCCCGCCGTGAACGTCATTGTGAGCGGTTACAGCGAATTCGGTTATGCGCAGCGCGCCATCCGGCTGGGGGTCATGGAATACCTTCTCAAACCTGCGGGTGCAGGAGAGATTCGCGACGTGATCAGCCGTTCCGTCGAGCGTATTGCGAAACGAGAGGCCGGGGTCAGTGTTTGTTCCGCCGACAGCCAGGACGTGATCGCACACGCAGTTCAATACATCGAGTCGCGCATTTCAGGCCGGTTGCGCCTCCAAGACGTGGCGGCCGCCATCCATGTCTCGCCGACGTACTTGGCGGCGCTTTTCAGGAGGAAGATGCAACTCACGTTTCTTGAATACGTGCACATGCGGAAGATGGAGATTGCCGCCGCGCTGCTTCGGCAGGGCGTGCGCATCGCAGACGCGGCTCGCAGCGTGGGTTTTGAGGACCTGCGTCACTTTTGTGAAATCTTTGAAAGGCATACAGGTGTGCATCCGCGGTCATACGCCCAGGTCGCGCGCGCCGCGAGCGAGGGGCACTGA
- a CDS encoding ABC transporter permease: MRARWLSARLNQTGALLALILLAGALSLASPAFRTWGNIQDIVVQASIVAIMAAGQTFVIGTGGIDLSVGSIVGLSGVISAMLMSTDKAVGGMGHGVIVAVLAGLGVGAVVGLFNGLAVAKLGMAPFIVTLGTMEMVRGLAYVLTQGETIDALPNAFNNLATNTFLGVSDLIWITIGVYVICWILLSRTLFGKYTLSIGGNEFATRLSGVRVDRVIVGVYVLSGVLSALAGILLDARLQSGISTNGDGYELDTIAGVVIGGTSLSGGSASMFGSLVGVLIMSCVRDGLTLLNVNTYWSDVVMGLIIVLAVLTDILRKRLSVKRWFRRVVTHRRIANEIQSDFH, translated from the coding sequence ATGAGGGCACGCTGGCTTAGCGCCCGCTTGAACCAGACCGGCGCGCTTCTGGCGCTCATTCTTTTGGCGGGTGCGCTCAGTCTGGCTTCGCCTGCATTCAGGACATGGGGAAACATCCAAGACATCGTGGTGCAGGCGAGCATCGTGGCCATCATGGCGGCTGGGCAGACCTTTGTGATTGGCACCGGCGGAATTGACCTTTCTGTAGGGTCCATTGTCGGGCTGTCGGGTGTCATTTCGGCGATGTTGATGAGCACAGATAAAGCGGTCGGCGGCATGGGGCATGGCGTGATCGTCGCGGTCCTTGCGGGCCTGGGCGTGGGAGCGGTCGTCGGGTTGTTTAACGGGTTGGCGGTTGCCAAGCTTGGCATGGCGCCGTTCATCGTCACGCTTGGGACGATGGAGATGGTGCGTGGCCTGGCGTACGTGCTGACGCAGGGCGAGACCATCGACGCGCTGCCCAATGCCTTCAATAACCTCGCCACAAACACGTTCTTAGGGGTTTCGGATCTCATCTGGATCACCATTGGGGTCTACGTCATCTGCTGGATTTTGCTTTCGCGCACGTTGTTCGGCAAGTACACGCTGTCCATCGGAGGCAATGAATTCGCCACGCGTCTGTCGGGCGTGCGCGTGGACCGCGTGATTGTCGGCGTGTATGTGCTTTCAGGCGTTCTGTCGGCGCTGGCGGGCATTCTGTTGGACGCGCGCCTCCAATCCGGCATCAGCACAAACGGCGACGGTTATGAACTCGATACGATTGCCGGCGTGGTCATCGGTGGCACGAGTCTTTCCGGCGGATCGGCGAGCATGTTCGGGAGTCTGGTGGGCGTTCTCATCATGTCATGCGTCCGGGATGGCCTGACGTTGCTCAATGTGAACACGTATTGGAGCGACGTGGTCATGGGGCTCATCATCGTGCTGGCGGTGCTGACGGACATCCTGCGAAAGCGACTTTCGGTCAAACGCTGGTTTCGACGGGTGGTCACGCACAGGCGGATCGCAAACGAAATCCAGTCTGACTTCCATTGA
- a CDS encoding sugar ABC transporter substrate-binding protein, with amino-acid sequence MKKREKRGKQARRQMKWGRWLGAAAACLSALALGPGHAQAASAGQKTIAILPPGMTSPFYVQIVQGARKIAQEYGYKVIVEAPPAESDFNTQVSMMENLVSEHVSAIAVCPMDDKAIGTAILQANKAHIPVFIFNGLASTGAGNVTEYIGYNQREAAHKLAQFTVQVLHGHGNIMILDGIPSYYNTERVGGYKEIIKNYPNIHIVEEQQADWLRSEGLSVTMQALQAHPNIQLVYGASDEMDIGAAIAASQMHKHIYTIGIDGNPVTLQDIQSGLVTATIGTFPYQMGETVVEQMHKYFMGQSIPKFLETPTVLVTKSNLQAYESGKLWTAPKASHEEVEM; translated from the coding sequence ATGAAAAAGCGGGAAAAACGCGGCAAACAGGCTCGTCGACAAATGAAGTGGGGGAGGTGGCTCGGCGCTGCGGCCGCGTGCCTGAGTGCTCTAGCGCTCGGCCCTGGGCACGCGCAGGCAGCAAGTGCGGGTCAAAAGACCATTGCCATCCTTCCTCCGGGTATGACCAGTCCGTTTTATGTACAGATCGTGCAAGGCGCTCGCAAGATCGCTCAGGAGTACGGGTACAAGGTCATTGTCGAGGCGCCCCCCGCGGAATCGGACTTTAACACGCAGGTCAGCATGATGGAAAATCTCGTGTCGGAACACGTGTCAGCCATCGCCGTGTGCCCCATGGACGACAAGGCGATTGGCACGGCGATTTTACAGGCCAACAAAGCGCACATTCCGGTCTTCATCTTTAATGGACTGGCGTCCACGGGGGCTGGCAATGTCACCGAGTACATCGGCTACAACCAGCGCGAAGCCGCGCACAAGCTGGCGCAATTTACGGTTCAAGTCCTCCATGGGCACGGGAACATCATGATTCTGGATGGCATCCCGAGCTACTACAATACGGAACGCGTCGGAGGATACAAGGAGATCATCAAGAACTATCCGAATATACACATTGTGGAGGAACAACAGGCGGATTGGCTGCGCAGCGAGGGCTTGTCGGTCACCATGCAGGCGCTGCAAGCGCATCCGAATATTCAGTTGGTCTATGGCGCCAGCGATGAAATGGACATTGGCGCAGCCATCGCGGCCAGCCAGATGCACAAGCACATTTACACCATTGGCATCGATGGGAATCCGGTCACGCTGCAGGATATCCAGAGCGGCCTCGTGACGGCGACCATTGGGACTTTCCCGTACCAGATGGGGGAGACCGTGGTCGAGCAAATGCACAAGTACTTCATGGGCCAATCCATTCCGAAGTTCTTGGAGACGCCGACCGTTCTTGTCACCAAATCCAACCTGCAAGCGTACGAGAGCGGAAAGCTTTGGACCGCTCCCAAAGCCTCTCACGAGGAAGTCGAGATGTAG
- a CDS encoding cache domain-containing sensor histidine kinase codes for MTVIAIRRLGRSLTVWIWMVTWVLMMSCLVILGSFVMRKLRAISEEVGRRSLVTFVVQTADYLNEQFLSVERTALRTLVSDPVIQCEIDFREPPKGYTPYTMYTYVNRLLTQVQRNHDELIDTVMLLLDNGMEFVDEGHQLAPYRPIDQPYQWFVQHTFFNTTPVWIGEQPPAEWLFDDHRPRFFVSQWLPTTPSDAIVVIGIKPEYVRTVMESVSTGRDADLAVLDEHGHWLTGLAPPSDLSKPLERVVSRAAADGIATTPSGSLVVAVASIPLNGWKVVSWIPSASLTEGADDHLRGWMFAALAWGSMASLFIAFIFSRMVARPLNRLTEAMSLVEQGDLSVRLDTRLGWYEFQVLAQGFDRLVSEIHRLLEQTKLQEEEKRQLEFAALQAQINPHFLYNTLDSIYWMAYAREEREIEQLVYALGRFLRLSLSDPRAFLTLSEELEHVQRYVEIQNIRFQGRIRVELVADPSVLQVHVPKFTLQPLVENSILHGFAERSEGRITIRAHRQDAGYVVIEVEDDGRPPSAESKADPQRERTGLGIKNLVRRLQLYFGPEFSFDMRTTAFGTCVRLRLPVSSGGLSHRSPDGNGGDWNASARPRM; via the coding sequence ATGACGGTGATCGCCATTCGCCGCCTAGGTCGTTCACTGACGGTTTGGATATGGATGGTGACCTGGGTGCTGATGATGTCCTGTCTGGTCATCCTCGGAAGTTTTGTGATGCGCAAGCTGCGCGCCATCTCGGAGGAAGTCGGGCGCCGCTCGTTGGTGACGTTCGTTGTCCAGACGGCTGATTACTTAAACGAGCAGTTTTTATCGGTCGAGCGCACGGCCCTTCGCACGCTGGTCTCGGATCCGGTCATCCAATGTGAAATTGACTTCCGCGAGCCTCCAAAGGGCTATACGCCGTACACCATGTACACGTACGTGAACCGGCTCCTGACCCAGGTGCAGCGCAACCACGATGAGCTCATTGACACGGTCATGCTGCTTCTGGACAACGGCATGGAGTTCGTGGACGAAGGCCATCAGCTTGCTCCATACCGTCCCATCGATCAGCCTTATCAGTGGTTTGTCCAACATACCTTCTTTAACACCACGCCCGTTTGGATAGGGGAGCAGCCGCCGGCTGAGTGGTTGTTCGACGATCACCGGCCGCGCTTTTTCGTGTCGCAGTGGCTGCCGACGACACCTTCAGACGCTATCGTGGTGATCGGCATCAAGCCCGAGTATGTTCGCACGGTCATGGAAAGCGTGAGCACAGGGCGGGACGCCGATCTCGCCGTGTTAGACGAGCACGGCCACTGGCTCACTGGGCTTGCCCCGCCGAGCGATTTGTCCAAGCCGTTGGAGCGGGTCGTGAGTCGGGCAGCCGCCGACGGCATTGCCACGACGCCGTCCGGATCGTTGGTTGTCGCCGTGGCGTCCATTCCGCTGAACGGTTGGAAGGTCGTGTCGTGGATTCCGTCGGCTTCTTTAACGGAGGGCGCCGATGATCACCTGCGGGGCTGGATGTTTGCCGCGCTCGCTTGGGGATCGATGGCCTCGTTGTTTATCGCGTTTATCTTCTCCCGCATGGTGGCTCGTCCGCTCAACCGCTTGACGGAGGCTATGTCGCTCGTCGAGCAGGGTGATTTGTCCGTGCGGCTCGACACGCGACTCGGTTGGTATGAGTTTCAGGTTCTTGCGCAGGGCTTCGACCGCCTGGTCAGCGAGATCCACCGATTGCTCGAGCAGACGAAGCTTCAGGAGGAAGAAAAGCGTCAGCTCGAATTTGCGGCGCTGCAGGCCCAAATCAATCCCCATTTTTTATACAACACGCTTGACTCGATCTACTGGATGGCGTATGCACGAGAGGAGCGGGAGATTGAGCAACTCGTGTATGCGCTTGGCCGTTTTCTCCGCCTGTCGTTGAGCGACCCCAGAGCTTTCCTCACACTCAGTGAGGAGCTTGAACACGTACAGCGCTATGTCGAAATTCAAAACATACGTTTTCAAGGAAGGATCCGCGTGGAACTCGTGGCCGATCCGTCCGTGCTTCAGGTGCACGTTCCCAAGTTCACGCTGCAGCCCTTGGTGGAGAACAGCATCCTTCACGGCTTCGCGGAACGCTCTGAAGGCCGCATCACCATCCGCGCTCATCGGCAAGATGCGGGATACGTGGTCATTGAGGTCGAGGACGACGGACGCCCTCCATCCGCTGAATCCAAGGCCGATCCGCAGCGGGAACGCACCGGTCTGGGCATCAAAAATTTGGTCCGCCGGCTTCAACTTTATTTCGGCCCCGAATTCTCGTTCGACATGCGAACGACGGCGTTCGGCACCTGTGTTCGGCTCCGGCTTCCCGTGAGTTCCGGCGGACTGTCCCATCGCTCGCCAGACGGAAATGGGGGAGACTGGAATGCGAGCGCGCGCCCGCGCATGTAG
- a CDS encoding sugar ABC transporter ATP-binding protein, whose translation MQEILRVEGISKQFPGVKALDGARFSLRKGEVHVLLGENGAGKSTLMNVIGGVYRPDEGRMWLRGEPYRPQSALDALRAGVAVIHQELQLCPAQSVAENVFLGDEQRSMGWLRKKQMEEEAAQMLAELGLEIDPRTPVGQLGIAAQQLVEIAKMVRRKPDVLVMDEPTASLSEREVDRLFDIIQRLKRAGMSMIYISHRLNEIPRIGDRVTIMRDGRTIDTLDVRPGDRDRWIQLMVGREVHQMSFEPVARGDALLSVKGLTRHGAFRNVTFDVHAGEIVALAGMVGSGRTEVLRAIFGVDPVDAGEIWVRGRRVRIRGPADAIRLGIGLLPEDRKAQGLVLEQAIAHNVALASYPRVNGPLWYRGGRVEKLANLYGQRLRIKMSRSSERVAALSGGNQQKVMLARWLAAESEILMIDEPTRGVDIAAKFEIYHLLHELRQKGLAILMVSSELPEVLTLADRILVMREGEIAKELPREGASEEVIAQWAMAGSRL comes from the coding sequence GTGCAGGAAATCCTGCGGGTAGAAGGCATATCCAAGCAATTCCCAGGCGTCAAGGCGCTGGATGGGGCACGTTTCTCGCTGCGCAAAGGAGAGGTCCATGTGTTGCTCGGCGAGAACGGAGCCGGGAAGTCGACGCTCATGAACGTGATCGGGGGGGTGTATCGGCCGGACGAAGGCCGGATGTGGCTGCGCGGGGAGCCCTACCGCCCGCAGTCCGCGCTGGATGCGTTGAGGGCGGGTGTGGCGGTCATCCACCAGGAGCTTCAACTGTGCCCTGCACAGTCCGTGGCCGAGAACGTGTTTCTCGGGGATGAACAGCGCAGCATGGGGTGGTTACGAAAAAAGCAGATGGAAGAAGAGGCTGCCCAAATGCTCGCGGAGTTGGGACTTGAGATCGATCCGCGCACGCCGGTAGGGCAGCTCGGCATTGCCGCACAGCAGCTCGTGGAGATCGCCAAAATGGTGAGGCGCAAACCCGACGTCTTGGTGATGGACGAACCGACTGCGTCGCTCAGTGAGCGGGAGGTGGACCGCCTCTTCGATATTATTCAGAGGCTCAAGCGCGCGGGCATGTCGATGATTTATATTTCGCACCGCTTGAATGAAATCCCGCGCATTGGCGATCGCGTGACCATCATGAGGGACGGGAGAACCATCGACACGCTCGACGTGAGGCCCGGAGATCGGGACCGCTGGATTCAGTTGATGGTGGGGCGAGAGGTCCATCAGATGTCTTTTGAGCCAGTGGCTCGAGGCGATGCTTTGCTTTCGGTGAAAGGGCTTACACGACATGGCGCGTTTCGAAATGTGACATTTGACGTGCATGCTGGAGAAATTGTGGCCCTTGCCGGCATGGTGGGATCAGGACGCACGGAGGTGCTGCGCGCCATCTTCGGCGTGGACCCGGTGGATGCAGGAGAGATTTGGGTACGGGGCCGCCGCGTTCGCATTCGGGGCCCTGCGGATGCCATTCGACTCGGCATTGGACTTCTGCCCGAGGACCGAAAGGCGCAGGGACTGGTGCTGGAGCAGGCGATCGCACATAACGTCGCGCTTGCCTCGTATCCTCGCGTGAACGGGCCACTGTGGTACCGCGGCGGACGTGTCGAAAAGCTTGCAAACTTATACGGACAACGACTGAGGATTAAGATGTCGAGATCGTCCGAACGTGTTGCGGCGTTGTCGGGTGGGAACCAGCAAAAGGTGATGCTCGCTCGATGGCTTGCTGCGGAAAGCGAGATTCTCATGATCGATGAGCCGACGCGAGGAGTCGATATCGCCGCCAAGTTTGAAATTTACCATCTGCTGCATGAGCTTCGGCAGAAGGGACTCGCGATTTTGATGGTGTCCTCGGAGCTACCTGAGGTGCTGACGCTGGCGGATCGCATCCTCGTGATGAGGGAGGGCGAGATTGCAAAGGAACTGCCGAGAGAAGGCGCGAGCGAGGAGGTGATTGCGCAATGGGCGATGGCGGGATCTCGTCTGTAG